One Archocentrus centrarchus isolate MPI-CPG fArcCen1 chromosome 10, fArcCen1, whole genome shotgun sequence genomic region harbors:
- the LOC115786421 gene encoding SLC35A4 upstream open reading frame protein-like has product MADDKDPLKQLKDLTQLKNQLEDIQRRVEREVSAGIPQGGSVLGSPFLKGFLAGYVVARLRSSAFLGVLLGTVTGMYAAQNYQVPNIERTFKEYMNNLKKGPK; this is encoded by the exons ATGGCGGATGACAAG GATCCTCTGAAACAGTTGAAAGATCTAACGCAGCTCAAAAATCAGCTGGAGGACATCCAGAGACGAGTGGAGCGTGAAGTATCCGCAGGAATTCCCCAG GGCGGCTCAGTGCTGGGATCGCCGTTTTTGAAAGGCTTTTTGGCTGGATATGTGGTGGCAAGACTACGTTCATCTGCCTTCCTGGGAGTCCTGCTGGGAACAGTCACTGGCATGTACGCAGCACAGAATTATCAAGTGCCCAACATAGAGAGGACCTTTAAAGAGTACATGAACAACTTGAAAAAAGGACCAAAGTAA